Proteins encoded within one genomic window of Macaca thibetana thibetana isolate TM-01 chromosome 3, ASM2454274v1, whole genome shotgun sequence:
- the TAC1 gene encoding protachykinin-1 isoform X4, whose protein sequence is MKILVALAVFFLVSTQLFAEEIGANDDLNYWSDWSDSDQIKEELPEPFEHLLQRIARRPKPQQFFGLMGKRDAGHGQISHKMAYERSAMQNYERRR, encoded by the exons ATGAAAATCCTCGTGGCCTTGGCAGTCTTTTTTCTCGTCTCCACTCAGCTGTTTGCAGAAGAAATCGGAGCCAATGACGATCTGAATTACTGGTCCGACTGGTCCGACAGCGACCAGATCAAG GAGGAACTGCCTGAGCCCTTTGAGCATCTTCTGCAGAGAATCGCCCGGAGACCCAAGCCTCAGCAGTTCTTTGGATTAATGGGCAAACGGGATGCTG GACATGGCCAGATCTCTCACAAAA TGGCTTATGAAAGGAGTGCAATGCAGAATTATGAAAGAAGACGTTAA
- the TAC1 gene encoding protachykinin-1 isoform X1, whose amino-acid sequence MKILVALAVFFLVSTQLFAEEIGANDDLNYWSDWSDSDQIKEELPEPFEHLLQRIARRPKPQQFFGLMGKRDADSSIEKQVALLKALYGHGQISHKRHKTDSFVGLMGKRALNSVAYERSAMQNYERRR is encoded by the exons ATGAAAATCCTCGTGGCCTTGGCAGTCTTTTTTCTCGTCTCCACTCAGCTGTTTGCAGAAGAAATCGGAGCCAATGACGATCTGAATTACTGGTCCGACTGGTCCGACAGCGACCAGATCAAG GAGGAACTGCCTGAGCCCTTTGAGCATCTTCTGCAGAGAATCGCCCGGAGACCCAAGCCTCAGCAGTTCTTTGGATTAATGGGCAAACGGGATGCTG ATTCCTCAATTGAAAAACAAGTGGCCCTGTTAAAGGCTCTTTATG GACATGGCCAGATCTCTCACAAAA GGCATAAAACAGATTCCTTTGTTGGACTAATGGGCAAAAGAGCTTTAAATTCTG TGGCTTATGAAAGGAGTGCAATGCAGAATTATGAAAGAAGACGTTAA
- the TAC1 gene encoding protachykinin-1 isoform X2, giving the protein MKILVALAVFFLVSTQLFAEEIGANDDLNYWSDWSDSDQIKEELPEPFEHLLQRIARRPKPQQFFGLMGKRDAGHGQISHKRHKTDSFVGLMGKRALNSVAYERSAMQNYERRR; this is encoded by the exons ATGAAAATCCTCGTGGCCTTGGCAGTCTTTTTTCTCGTCTCCACTCAGCTGTTTGCAGAAGAAATCGGAGCCAATGACGATCTGAATTACTGGTCCGACTGGTCCGACAGCGACCAGATCAAG GAGGAACTGCCTGAGCCCTTTGAGCATCTTCTGCAGAGAATCGCCCGGAGACCCAAGCCTCAGCAGTTCTTTGGATTAATGGGCAAACGGGATGCTG GACATGGCCAGATCTCTCACAAAA GGCATAAAACAGATTCCTTTGTTGGACTAATGGGCAAAAGAGCTTTAAATTCTG TGGCTTATGAAAGGAGTGCAATGCAGAATTATGAAAGAAGACGTTAA
- the TAC1 gene encoding protachykinin-1 isoform X3, which yields MKILVALAVFFLVSTQLFAEEIGANDDLNYWSDWSDSDQIKEELPEPFEHLLQRIARRPKPQQFFGLMGKRDADSSIEKQVALLKALYGHGQISHKMAYERSAMQNYERRR from the exons ATGAAAATCCTCGTGGCCTTGGCAGTCTTTTTTCTCGTCTCCACTCAGCTGTTTGCAGAAGAAATCGGAGCCAATGACGATCTGAATTACTGGTCCGACTGGTCCGACAGCGACCAGATCAAG GAGGAACTGCCTGAGCCCTTTGAGCATCTTCTGCAGAGAATCGCCCGGAGACCCAAGCCTCAGCAGTTCTTTGGATTAATGGGCAAACGGGATGCTG ATTCCTCAATTGAAAAACAAGTGGCCCTGTTAAAGGCTCTTTATG GACATGGCCAGATCTCTCACAAAA TGGCTTATGAAAGGAGTGCAATGCAGAATTATGAAAGAAGACGTTAA